The following coding sequences lie in one Deltaproteobacteria bacterium genomic window:
- a CDS encoding metal-sensitive transcriptional regulator translates to MHPNHGKEIGRLNRIEGQVKGIKKMIEEGRYCIDILSQIKAAHSALRQVELNILETHVGSCLKEAAQSNDSLEINNKIGEIMKLLGKKG, encoded by the coding sequence ATGCATCCAAACCATGGTAAGGAAATCGGCAGGCTCAATCGTATCGAAGGGCAGGTGAAGGGGATTAAGAAGATGATAGAGGAGGGGCGCTACTGCATCGACATACTCTCCCAGATCAAGGCGGCCCATTCTGCGCTCAGGCAGGTGGAACTCAATATCCTCGAAACCCATGTGGGGAGCTGCCTGAAGGAGGCCGCCCAATCGAATGACTCCCTTGAAATTAACAATAAAATCGGGGAGATAATGAAACTCCTCGGGAAAAAAGGATAA
- a CDS encoding Txe/YoeB family addiction module toxin, whose product MRSIVFEGKTWGKYEELRKENKVLHKNLCKLIQELQRSDPTKGTGKPEPLKHNLSGLWSRRISQKDRLIYKFDDHYIYIFAIGGHYDDR is encoded by the coding sequence ATGAGATCAATCGTATTTGAGGGGAAAACATGGGGCAAATATGAGGAACTGCGAAAAGAAAACAAGGTATTACATAAAAACCTCTGTAAACTCATCCAGGAATTACAGCGCTCGGACCCAACCAAAGGTACGGGAAAGCCGGAACCCTTAAAACATAATCTCTCGGGCCTCTGGTCCCGCCGCATCTCTCAAAAAGACCGTTTAATATATAAGTTTGATGACCACTATATCTATATCTTTGCCATTGGTGGACATTATGACGACAGGTAA
- a CDS encoding YHS domain-containing protein has translation MAKDPLCGMEVNEEGAKFMVHFGHETYYFCSEKCKESYEQQIGLKKPVSKKGFLEKLAEGTQKATGGKPPKCH, from the coding sequence ATGGCTAAAGATCCGCTATGCGGTATGGAAGTTAACGAGGAGGGGGCCAAATTTATGGTCCATTTTGGACATGAAACCTACTATTTCTGCTCGGAAAAATGCAAGGAGAGCTACGAACAGCAGATAGGCTTAAAAAAGCCGGTTTCAAAAAAAGGGTTTTTAGAAAAGCTTGCAGAAGGAACACAGAAAGCAACAGGCGGCAAGCCACCCAAGTGCCACTAA
- the lgt gene encoding prolipoprotein diacylglyceryl transferase, producing the protein MYWNVNPEILSLGPIAIRWYGLFFALAFLLGFGIVRWIFRCESKAERDLEPLLFYMLFGTLIGARLGHCFFYDPLYYLSNPLEIIKVWKGGLASHGGAIGVFVALYLYSRNRPDQPYLWLLDRMVIPAALGGALIRIGNFFNSEIIGVPADVAWAIVFAKVDLLPRHPVQLYEATAYVFVFLLLIHIYRHQECKVKPGLLLGLYLVTIFTARFFIELLKIRQAAYGIELPFSVGQWLSLPMIIAGVMLLFLKPEKRRNVCGHCEHGV; encoded by the coding sequence ATGTATTGGAATGTCAATCCTGAAATATTAAGCCTTGGTCCTATAGCCATTCGTTGGTACGGGCTGTTCTTTGCTCTGGCATTTCTCTTAGGCTTTGGCATTGTACGCTGGATTTTCAGGTGTGAAAGCAAGGCGGAGAGAGACCTGGAGCCTCTCTTGTTTTATATGCTGTTCGGCACACTCATCGGTGCACGCCTGGGGCACTGTTTCTTTTATGATCCTTTATATTACCTCAGCAATCCGCTTGAGATCATCAAGGTCTGGAAAGGGGGACTTGCCAGCCATGGCGGAGCCATTGGCGTCTTCGTCGCTCTCTACCTGTACTCCAGAAACCGCCCTGACCAGCCTTACCTTTGGTTACTGGACAGGATGGTAATTCCGGCAGCACTGGGCGGGGCATTGATTCGCATAGGTAATTTTTTTAATTCCGAAATAATCGGGGTGCCTGCTGATGTGGCATGGGCGATTGTCTTTGCAAAAGTCGACTTGCTGCCAAGACATCCGGTGCAGCTCTATGAGGCGACTGCCTACGTCTTTGTATTCCTGCTGCTGATCCATATTTACCGTCATCAGGAATGTAAAGTTAAGCCCGGACTATTGCTGGGATTGTATCTGGTCACTATATTCACGGCACGTTTTTTTATCGAACTTTTAAAGATCCGGCAGGCAGCCTATGGAATCGAGTTGCCATTTAGTGTTGGTCAGTGGCTGAGCTTGCCTATGATTATTGCCGGTGTGATGCTGCTTTTTTTAAAACCCGAAAAAAGAAGGAATGTATGCGGGCATTGTGAACATGGGGTGTAA
- a CDS encoding HD-GYP domain-containing protein, translating into MDEPKIIDSLRSLHDLSKAINSTLDIGEVVDMVLENTSRLMKAEKVLILCLERDKNILNVHDAYGFAKGEMEIEQFQNIGSFDHCLLHKGKVIRLEEILPPGDYKEYLKTMPFLAEMVFAPMEIKGEAVGLLGVSNKKHEFSQTELEIFCSLASQAAVAMENANLYRRLKDTFLHTAEALAEAVNSRDPYTGGHVRRVVNYSLSLAHALGLPAEEKANLQLAAILHDIGKIGIDDAILRKSGALSDEEESLMRKHPEIGARILSFIKEMQGVIPGVRHHHEKFDGGGYPEGLRGEDIPLYARIIAIADTFDALTTDRPYRKAIDKKNALEKLYKDEGAHFDPFLLKLFSKCMKVKP; encoded by the coding sequence ATGGATGAACCAAAGATCATAGATTCACTGAGAAGTCTGCACGATCTCTCCAAGGCGATTAACTCCACCCTCGATATCGGTGAGGTGGTGGATATGGTTCTGGAGAATACATCGCGGCTTATGAAGGCCGAGAAGGTCCTTATCCTTTGCCTTGAAAGGGATAAAAACATCCTCAATGTTCATGACGCCTACGGTTTTGCAAAAGGTGAGATGGAAATCGAACAATTTCAAAACATCGGTTCCTTCGATCACTGTCTTCTTCATAAGGGGAAGGTAATCAGGCTGGAAGAAATTCTTCCCCCTGGGGATTACAAGGAATACCTGAAGACAATGCCTTTCCTCGCCGAGATGGTTTTTGCCCCGATGGAGATCAAGGGGGAGGCCGTCGGCCTGCTCGGCGTATCTAACAAAAAGCATGAGTTCTCGCAAACAGAACTTGAGATTTTCTGCTCTCTCGCCAGCCAGGCGGCGGTAGCCATGGAGAATGCCAACCTGTACAGACGGTTGAAAGATACCTTTCTCCATACCGCAGAGGCACTTGCCGAAGCTGTCAACAGCCGGGACCCATATACAGGCGGCCATGTAAGGCGGGTTGTTAATTATTCCCTCAGCCTTGCCCATGCTCTGGGACTGCCGGCAGAGGAAAAAGCAAACCTTCAGCTTGCCGCTATTCTTCATGATATCGGGAAAATCGGCATCGATGACGCCATATTGAGAAAGAGTGGGGCTTTGTCAGATGAAGAAGAAAGCTTGATGAGGAAACATCCCGAGATAGGAGCAAGGATTTTGAGCTTTATCAAGGAGATGCAAGGTGTTATTCCAGGTGTTCGGCACCACCATGAAAAGTTTGATGGAGGTGGCTATCCGGAGGGGCTCAGGGGTGAAGATATCCCTCTTTATGCCAGGATAATAGCGATTGCCGACACCTTTGATGCTCTTACCACCGACAGGCCTTACAGAAAGGCCATAGACAAGAAAAACGCTTTGGAAAAGTTGTATAAGGATGAAGGTGCTCATTTTGATCCTTTTCTTTTGAAACTCTTCTCAAAGTGCATGAAGGTAAAACCATAG
- a CDS encoding type II toxin-antitoxin system Phd/YefM family antitoxin → MYETTVNQFRAHLKEEVEKVIKDHEPLRVTRRNGEDFVVVSLEDYQQEQETLLVLQNDSLMKQIGESLKTHSKGKGYQPTQEELDEINRI, encoded by the coding sequence ATGTATGAAACAACTGTTAATCAGTTCAGGGCGCATTTAAAAGAAGAGGTTGAAAAGGTAATAAAAGACCATGAACCGCTGCGGGTAACACGTCGAAACGGTGAGGATTTTGTGGTTGTAAGCCTTGAGGATTACCAACAGGAACAGGAAACGCTTTTAGTGCTTCAAAATGATTCCTTAATGAAACAGATAGGCGAATCTCTCAAGACCCATAGCAAAGGAAAGGGCTATCAACCGACCCAAGAGGAACTGGATGAGATCAATCGTATTTGA
- a CDS encoding heavy metal translocating P-type ATPase has product MTKDPVCGMTVDPEKAAGKSEYKGETFYFCNVNCKKKFDEAPGNYLAPQKGETITLPVEGMRCGNCSSKVTKALSEAEGVIEACADHEKKNAVISFYPYRTNRGKLVKIIEGLGYTVPGEEGKQTEESFISPSPQPSPTRGEGEVVGKKSSSKIETVTLPIGGMTCASCASTIEKALSTLDGVANAAVNFAAGKATVKYAPELARPEELEKAITDAGYEVLKSDEEGTDREKEAREKEISSLKKRFTLAALFTVPIFYVAMVEMISESLIPGFISPSHSPAGFALFQIILSIPIIIIGWNFYKKGFPALFRGTPNMDSLIAMGTSAAYGYSFYAASQVLLGLDPSGKYVKSLYFETAAVIITLILFGKYLETVSKGKTSEAIKKLMGLAPKTAIIEVDGVEEEIPVSQVHVGHVVIVKPGEKIPVDGEVIHGRTAIDESMLTGESMPVEKVEGSKVAAATLNKTGSIKFRAEKVGKDTALAQIIKLVEDAQGSKAPIARMADIVAGYFTWGVIGAAAIAGLLWTIAGTVFGVSLPGGTFVFALTVMIAVLIIACPCALGLATPTSIMVGTGKGAELGVLIKDAAALEHFRKINFIVFDKTGTLTEGKPRVTDILTYNNYDEEEILKITASGEKKSEHPLAEAIVNEAARRNLELFDVHHFNAIPGQGIEIHVNNSTLFLGNRKLMDDKKIEMEAADNDASRLADEGKTPMFIAKEGKLAGIIAVADVLKESSVQAIKELHRLGIKVAMLTGDNRQTAEAIARLAGIDRVLAEVLPEDKSNEVKKLQAEGYTVAMVGDGINDAPALTQSDVGVAIGAGTDVAMESAKIVLMKSDLLDVVRAYKLSAATVRNIKQNLFWAFGYNTIGIPIAAGILYPFSGFLLSPAIAAAAMAFSSISVVTNALRLRKVRL; this is encoded by the coding sequence ATGACTAAAGATCCCGTATGCGGCATGACTGTCGACCCGGAAAAAGCCGCCGGCAAATCGGAATATAAGGGCGAAACTTTTTATTTTTGTAATGTTAACTGCAAAAAGAAGTTTGATGAAGCGCCTGGAAATTATCTGGCACCCCAAAAGGGCGAAACAATTACGCTTCCCGTTGAAGGGATGCGCTGCGGAAACTGTTCCTCCAAAGTAACAAAGGCCCTTAGTGAAGCGGAAGGCGTCATAGAGGCCTGCGCCGATCATGAAAAGAAAAATGCCGTCATCAGTTTTTATCCTTATCGAACGAACAGGGGAAAGCTCGTTAAAATCATTGAAGGACTGGGGTATACTGTTCCGGGGGAAGAGGGAAAGCAGACTGAGGAGTCATTTATATCCCCCTCACCCCAACCCTCTCCCACCAGGGGAGAGGGAGAAGTTGTGGGGAAGAAGTCTTCCTCTAAAATTGAGACGGTCACCCTTCCCATTGGAGGGATGACCTGCGCCTCATGTGCCTCTACCATTGAAAAAGCCCTTTCCACACTCGACGGTGTTGCCAATGCAGCCGTTAACTTTGCCGCCGGAAAGGCCACTGTAAAATACGCACCTGAGCTGGCAAGACCGGAAGAGTTGGAAAAGGCCATCACCGATGCGGGCTACGAAGTACTCAAGTCCGATGAAGAAGGTACCGATAGGGAGAAGGAGGCAAGGGAAAAAGAGATCTCGTCGCTGAAAAAGAGATTTACCCTGGCGGCCCTTTTCACTGTGCCCATTTTCTACGTGGCCATGGTGGAGATGATAAGCGAAAGCCTCATACCGGGTTTCATATCCCCTTCACATTCCCCTGCAGGTTTTGCCCTTTTCCAGATCATCCTCTCCATACCGATCATTATTATAGGGTGGAATTTTTACAAAAAGGGCTTCCCCGCTCTTTTTCGTGGAACGCCTAATATGGACTCCCTCATCGCCATGGGAACATCAGCCGCCTATGGTTACAGCTTTTATGCCGCCTCCCAGGTGCTGCTGGGGCTGGACCCTTCGGGAAAGTATGTAAAAAGTCTCTATTTTGAGACGGCAGCCGTCATCATTACTCTTATCCTCTTCGGGAAATACCTGGAAACGGTGAGCAAGGGGAAGACCTCCGAGGCCATAAAGAAGCTCATGGGCCTTGCACCGAAGACGGCCATCATTGAAGTGGATGGAGTGGAAGAGGAGATCCCTGTCTCCCAAGTGCATGTCGGTCACGTGGTGATTGTAAAGCCGGGGGAAAAGATCCCTGTTGATGGTGAAGTTATCCATGGGAGAACGGCCATCGATGAATCGATGCTCACGGGAGAAAGCATGCCCGTTGAAAAAGTCGAGGGTTCAAAGGTAGCGGCAGCCACACTGAACAAGACGGGTTCTATAAAATTCCGGGCAGAGAAGGTGGGAAAGGATACGGCCCTTGCGCAGATCATTAAGCTTGTTGAAGATGCCCAGGGCTCAAAAGCGCCCATCGCCCGAATGGCCGATATTGTTGCAGGGTATTTTACCTGGGGAGTCATTGGGGCTGCTGCAATTGCAGGACTCCTATGGACTATTGCAGGGACGGTCTTCGGTGTTAGCCTTCCGGGCGGAACCTTCGTCTTTGCCCTGACAGTGATGATAGCGGTGCTCATTATCGCCTGCCCCTGCGCCCTGGGGCTTGCCACACCCACATCTATTATGGTCGGTACGGGCAAGGGCGCCGAACTGGGTGTACTGATTAAGGACGCCGCAGCCCTTGAACATTTCAGAAAGATCAACTTTATCGTCTTCGATAAAACAGGGACACTGACAGAAGGCAAGCCCCGCGTTACGGACATCCTTACCTATAATAACTACGATGAAGAGGAGATTTTAAAGATCACCGCCAGCGGTGAAAAGAAGTCGGAACATCCCCTTGCCGAGGCCATCGTCAATGAGGCTGCCCGCCGAAATCTGGAACTCTTCGACGTACATCACTTCAATGCCATCCCCGGTCAGGGCATTGAAATCCATGTTAATAACTCGACCCTCTTCCTTGGAAACAGGAAGCTCATGGATGATAAGAAGATTGAAATGGAGGCCGCAGATAACGATGCGAGCCGCCTTGCCGATGAAGGGAAAACGCCCATGTTTATCGCCAAAGAGGGCAAGCTGGCGGGAATCATTGCCGTTGCCGATGTGTTAAAAGAAAGCAGCGTGCAGGCCATAAAAGAGCTCCACAGGCTCGGGATCAAAGTGGCCATGCTCACCGGGGACAATCGCCAGACGGCAGAAGCCATTGCAAGGTTGGCCGGAATAGACCGCGTCCTGGCCGAAGTGCTCCCTGAAGACAAATCGAATGAAGTAAAAAAGCTCCAGGCCGAGGGCTACACCGTAGCCATGGTAGGCGACGGCATTAACGATGCACCGGCACTGACCCAGTCCGATGTAGGAGTAGCCATCGGGGCAGGCACCGACGTGGCCATGGAATCGGCCAAGATCGTCCTCATGAAAAGCGACCTGCTCGATGTGGTAAGGGCCTATAAACTAAGTGCCGCAACAGTTCGGAACATTAAGCAGAACCTCTTTTGGGCCTTCGGTTACAACACCATCGGTATCCCCATTGCGGCAGGAATACTCTATCCCTTTTCAGGTTTTCTACTAAGCCCCGCCATTGCCGCAGCGGCTATGGCCTTTTCTTCCATCTCTGTTGTAACCAATGCATTGAGATTAAGAAAAGTCAGGTTGTAG